TGAATCTGGCGGCTCCATCTCAGTATGCCCACGGGCTCCCCTCACAACCTATCGATTCCACAAGCGAAAACAGAGGAAACGAGCTGAGATCTACGGGCCCGAGAGAGGAACGGGAGGGTGACTAGGGTTTGAATTCACTCACCATTTTCTGAGGACGAAGGCTCCGCCGCCGTTGAGAACGAgggctccgccgccgccaccgagaaCGCAAGATCTGCCGCCACCGGAGAAGAAGGGGGCAGAGTGGCGGGCCCGGCACGGTCGGGCGGCAGGGCACGGTCAGCTGTTTTGAGAAACAATTAAGTTGGACCCACATGTCCTAACATAAATGGGCGGGCTTGGTTGACGACCAATTTAACCACATTTAACACGCCATGTGGCCCTGGGCTATTTGCACGCTCAAATGTGTCGCATCACAGCCATTCATTCCAACAACGCCGCACTCCTTCCAATTCACATCAAAAACGTCGCACATGAGCTATTGACCCTCACGTTACTCACCGCTGTCCGCCCCGTCCATGTGGCCGTGGAAGACGCCTCCCTCGcccgcctcgccctcgccgggCCCAATGGCACCAGGCTCTCTTACGATGTGTCCCTTGCTGTCTCCGTGCACAACCGCAACTGGGCCATGCGCGCCGTGCTCGGGGCTGACGCGCCGCTCGACGCTGAGCTCTTCTTCGCCGGCGAGCACTTCGCCGGCGAGCACTTCGCCCGCGTCAGGATCCAGGGGAGCTCGCGCCGGTGTATCTGTCCGGGAAATACCGAGGTCTACAATGTCGTGGCGGCGGGCGAGGGCACCGCGCCGCTGAGGAGTGCCGGGGTGGCAACGCTCGTGAAGGAGAGTGTGGCGGGTGGCGGGTTCCGGCTGGAGCTGAAGCTTGCCGGCGAGGTCAGGTACCCGCCGCACCGCACGCGCAGGCTGGAGGCCACCTGCCCGCTCAAGCTGCCTCTGGCGTCGCCCGCGGGGCAGGCAAGGTTCAAGAAGGTCGAGTGCGTGGTGTAATCATGGATGACGATGTAGCCTTCTTCATCTTAGTAGGATGGAAGTTATTTATTCTTTGTGCCTTCCCGTTCTGTCAAATTTGTGTGATGTGTACGGTGTGTGCAACGAGCCGTTCCCCACGTTTCATTTCGTTTCTTGCATGGCCAGCAGCTCGACGTCTCCTCCCATGCTCCGTACCCGCTCTATCACGATCATAGCCTGCATCACGGGCGCACGCAAAACTCTTCATCAGAAACCCAAAAACCTGATATTAATCAGATCTAAGATGCTTTTTGGATGTTTTTTAAAAAAGAAAATGTACGGGTAATTACTTTCTAATTGCTGCAAGCAGCATGCTAAACATGTCTTAATTTCTGAACATTACCTCTTTCTTCCATTTGGCTCTGATCTGAAGAGGATCACAAACGGGATCCCGGTCTGCAGAATCGTGCCCATCAGCACCCCACCCAAATCCTCTGTACGTCAAGCTTGAGCTTGAAGCCGAAAACCGCTGCGAGGTGCAGGCCCACAAAGTGTTTTTTACGGTGCTGAGTCAACCTGGCAGTCGGGTCGGGTTTGCCCGGGTCGAGGTCTACCAAACCCATGCCCGATTACTAAATGGGTCTACCCAGTCGCCCACGACCCTGCCCATGGGCGAAGGATCAGACCCACGCCCGAACCCGATGGGTTACCCATCGGGTTGCTGTACAGTGTTCTTGTACAGTGTACAACAGAGTAGTGGCAAAATTCATATAACAAATATTGGTTTACACAGTAGCAAAAATGCACAAATAGCTTCAGTTACTAACCATCAATGTGAATATATGATAGAACAAATAGAAAACACAGTATCAGGAAGCCAAATACAAGGTTCAGGAGCACAAATAGCATCACAAATACATGGTGCAGGTCCCAGAAGCACAAATACAAGGTTCAGGAGCAGAAATACAAGGTTCAGGACCTTCAGGTGCACAAATAGCAGCAGAAATACAAGGTTCAGCAGCAGCACAAATACACAAATACAAGGTTCAGGTTGAGTAGTTGTGTGCCAACAAGCTAGCACTAGCAAGTAGTAGTGTAGCAGCCCATGGATAAATGTAAATAGCAGCATGTAGTAGTGTAGCACGCCGGGTCGTCGGCCTTCTCGTCACAACCAAGCAGCAACAACACCATCATAGAGTCATGTTTCAGGCTTCGGTTAAGATGGATTGATCATCAACCTCCTGAAACATAAGAAAGTAAAAGCATTCAAAGTAAAGAACAAGATTTGCATTAAAATCTAAGATTAAAAggcatgctaagttgctaaaagTAGAATATGTTACCATCATTTCTGTGTCATCCTTAAGAACAGTTTCAAAGTCCGCAAAGAGAGTAGAATTGCAATCCCCTGATGCATAGATTTAGATATTAACATATAGCAAGGAAATAATATTGTGTATGGAAAGAAGAGTCATGATTCAACTAGATTATTACCTAACATGTCTGCACGGGACCAAGCTTGCATGCACATAAGAGCTTCGGTCATGTTTGGTGCAGGTGAACATCTATGTGCACTTAGTATTCTCCCACTAGTACTGAAGGCAGATTCCGATGCCACGGTTGTTACAGGAATGGCTAGTATATCATGAGCCATTCTTCGCAATGTAGGATACTTGATACCTCCAAACTGCCACCAATTGATGATGTCGAGACCCTCTGGCCTATGGATAATTTCCTCTTCCACAAATATAAGTCCAGTTCTGTCCGCACACGAGAAGCACTCATAACAGGCTTCGAGGACATATATTGTTTAAAAATATTCTCCATTTCATCTACTGCAGCCCCACCTTGGGTAGAAACACTCCTACCTACCTGTGACTCCGAGGTACCCACACCACCATCAGATGCTTGATATTCTAGCAACAGATCACCCATTAACTTTCTAATTTTCTCCACTTCTGCAGTTGCATGTTCAAACCCATAGAGAGAGCCAAACAAAGCTTGCAACATATGAAGCTTATATCTTGGATCAAGGACTGTTGCCACAGACATAAGACCATGGACTTCTTTCCAATACTTCTCAAACTTTGTCTTCATTTCCTCAGACATCTTTTGCAAAGGAACATGCTCACTAGTAGACCATTTTCGTATTGCTAGACGAATAGAAGATATTTTGGGGAAGAACAGATTTGCTGTAACATATTTAGTCCCTGAGAATAGCTCGGTGATCACACAAAATAGCTAGTTCAACACATCTCTCGGCTATTCTACACTTCTACTGTTGTGAACCAAATAAAAAGGCTGGGAACCGGGAGAAAGAAATGAGAGTCACCTTGCAGAGACAGAGGATGGCGGCGGTGCTGCTCCGGCGTGGTGATGGCGGCGGTGCTGCTCCGGTGACGTGAAGCCTTGGAGGAATACGAGATGGAGACGACGGCGGTACTGCTTGCTGGAGACGGCGGCGGTCAAGCCTTGGAGGAATACGAGATGGAGACGACGGCGGTAGTGCTTGCTGGAGACGGCGGCGGTGAAGCCTTGGAGGAAGAACGAGATGGAGACGACGGCGGCAGTGCTTGCTGGAGACGGCAGCGGCGGTGCTTGGCAGGGGATCCAGCAGCCGACGAGGACGGAGGTGGCCTGCGGTGGGGATCCCGCGTCCCGTGAGGATGGAGGCGGCGGGGATCCTGTGGCCCGTGAGGATAGCGGTCCGGGGATCCGGCAGCTTGCGGCGACGGGGATGGGACggtgggcggcgacggcggcttgCGGATGGGAGCGAGAGCGAgagagtgcggcggcggcggcttgcggaTGGGATCGAGAGAGAATGCGGCGGCTAGGGTTGTGGAGGAGTGGAGTGGAGGACGCGATTGACCTCTCTCTGCGACTCTGCCTAAGCCTAAGGTGCTAGCTTACTGGATTGGGCCGGGGATGTTGGGCTGGCACTGGCAGCCTGGCACTGCGGGAGGCCACTACTATTTAGgtgggggtccacatgtcagttAATCGGGCGACCCATCGGGTGACCCACGGGCAGGACCTCgcacccataccctacccatgaCTAATCGGGTTACCCATTGGGCTTACCCATGGGTGAATATGTcgacccataccctacccattagGGTCGGATACCCATGGGCGCGGCCGCCCATGGGTCGGATTGCCGGGTTGAGTGCTGAGACCTACCGGTAATTCTCTCACCAATGTCTTGCTGCCATGTGTAAAGGTGTGGGGCCACATGCATGTGTATATCAAAGTATTGATGTaaatattttttttgtatttttgttttaAGTCAAATCAAGGTTAGATCGATGGGACCCATGTCAGGTGAGAGAGACAGTCTATCCTGACGTTGCATGTCGTGCCATGGTACAAATCCTTTCCTTTTATTTTCTCTTTAGGATTTTCAATCATTTCTATCTTTTAAACCATATTGTTATTTTTGAAATATTTTATATATTTGAATTCTTGAAGCCAAAAGCTTTAGAATAAGACCAAATTTGGATGCATTTCAAACATGTTTTAATTTCAACATTTCAAATGACTAAAATTGGGTTTCTGAAACAAGCCAAATAGGTATTTTGAAAtaattgaatttttttttcatTGAGTGAAATCAATTTTGAAATATGTTTTCTCAACTGAGTGAAGTATGTTCTCTAAACCGTGTGAAATTATTATTTTTAGACGAGTGAAATTTGTTTTCCATACACATGCACATATTTCGGTGTGAAATACGTTAAATATAGTGAAATGTGATTTCTAAAATGAGTGAAATCTAACTTTTGTAAACGGGTGTAATGTGTTTTCTGAATCTAGTAAAATGTGAAAGTGACTGAAAGGTTTTCTGAAACTAGTGAAATGTGAAACTCACTGAAATCCATTTTCTGAAATGAGTGAAACGGTTAAATTCAAACTAGCCAAACTGGTTATTTAAAATAGTGAAAATGAGTGAAATCTGTTTTCTCAATTTAGTGAAATTATTTTTCTGAAACAAGTGACATCAGTTTTTTCATATGTGAAATCATTTTTTTAACATAGTGAAATGAGTGAAATCAGTTTGATGAAATTAGTGTAGCCTGTTCTTTGTAACGAATGAAATATGTGTTTTCAAATATGTGAAATCGGTGTTTAAATTTAGTTAAATTTGCTTTTTTACACGCTGTAATACGTTTTCTAAAATGAGTAAAATTGTTTCTGTAAATGAGTGAAATATGTGTTTCGGAATAACTAAGACCGGAGTTCCAAAATGAGTGAATTCCGTTTTTTGAAATGAGTGAAATCACCTTTTTGAAATGAGCGAAACCAATTCTTTGAAATGACTTAAATATGTGTTTCGATACGAATGAAATCAGTGGTCTAAAATGAATAAAATTAGTTTTCTAAAATGAGTTAAATCTTTATTTTTGAATGACTCGTTTTTTTTCTTAATTGCGAAACCAGTTTTTTTAAATAAAGTGAACGAGTTTTTTGAAATGAGTTACAACCAATTTTTTGAAATGCCAAAGCGAATGAAACGGTAAAATTCAAACTACGCTAAAATATATTGAATATTGGTCTTGTTTTAAAGATCTCGTCTTTAGGAATTCAAATATATAAAAAGATTTAAAAATAACTTTTTTTATTAAGACGATATAACAAGAAAGTAAAATATTGGTACTATATGTTGAGTGGTCTGAGAGTGCACATGCATAACTAAATGAAAAGGTTGTGAGGCATGTTCAAGTATTGGTTCAGACCAGTATAGAGATGTATATCATCCCAGAAAAGATTCCTTAGTTTATTAATCAAAGGACAATATGCATCTCGATGTTGACATGGACAGCGGATGCTTCATGGGTACATCGTAGTTCCTGTTAATTTACTTATTCGGTGCAGGCCAACGAGATAGTAGCAGCCGACACTCAACAAGGCCACCAAGGATTGCAACCCAACCCAACACCAATAGCCACTCCTGAAATCACACACGCacataagattttttttctttttcttttaaaaaaaatgAGAAAGACCCCAACCTCTACATCTGAGCGATACATGcaaccactttattaattatttacGAAAGACCTTACAAAAAAATACAGCAGTAAGTCTGAAGCCACCGTCTAGACAACATCTGTCGTTACTTCTATCCAGTTAATAAAGGGATGTTGATAGTCCGCGCCTAATACCATACAGACCTCACagccaagcctaacatctaagacctaaGGCCCCTTCCAAGCCACTTGCCGGATATGGGACACACTCCGGTCCGGCGCACTCTTAGCAGTcgccgccgccaactgccaccACTCCATCTTTAGAGATGTACTGACGCATCAACATTGCCCCGCTCTAGCTGCCGTCGATGCCACCATGCCGCTAGACAACACCACCATCCTGCACTCGTCCATCAACACACGCCCAGCAGCGAGACCCCGCTGCTCCATGCCGCTGAGACCTGCTGTTATCAACGTGTCAGATGCAACGCCGCTCCTCCTTCGCGAACACCACCTGCTGCCACTGGTCCCATTCCCTCCACCTGTAGATCCTCTGCACTCCCAACCGAGCCCTAGTGCCCTTGACGACACCTTCAGGAAGGTCACGACGCGAACAGCGCCGCTGCCGCCAAATCCGAAGATGATTGAAGGCTTTCACTCGATCGGGGATCGGGTTGGGTAGATTGGGCCATGAGTTGCGCCTTTATGAAGGAAAGCGGCGTCCATgggcgtcgccgccgccgggccgGCCAGACCGGCCAAGGCTTCCCCCAGACCCAAAGTACACCACCATGGCTCACTATCACCGAAGCCTGCAGCTGCAAACCACCGGGACGGAAAGAGAGGCGGCAGAAGAAAGGGGAACCTCCAGATCTGACGCTACGGAGCACCGCGCCACGACCGGACTACACCAGCGACCCGCCGCCCGCGCGGCCAAGCACGCTGGCCAGCGCAGCCTGCAGACGTCGCCAGCCGCCGAACGACGATGGCTCACCGACACCGTCGCCCAAGGATCCGCAGGACACCAATGCGATACTCCGGCCCACAGGCCGACGTGATCGATGCGGGCGCCGGGATCCCTGCCGCCACCTTCCCTGGCGCCCACGCGGGCTTTGTCCGCGGCCGTCTCTGATGGGGGCGAGGGAGGGAAGGGGATGAGGGGAGGTGGCGTGGCCAAAGATCTGATCGCCCCCGAGTCGCCCGGGAGGGCGACGCGAGGGTCTGTGCGAAGCTGATGTGTGATATGGCACTAGCTGATAAGCGTCACGTCCCTTTCGGCTTGCGTCCGGTGGCACACACGCACACAAGTGACATCGCCAATTTGCTCTGAACAGATTGACGTACTTAACAAAAAGCGTGAAGCTCTGGAGGATGATGCATGTATTTACGTGACAGCAACGACCGGATGCTGTTGAGGAATATGGTGGCAGCCAGAAGATAGCCAGTCTTGCAGTCTCCCTGACGAGtaagtcgtcgtcggtgaaaaGCCCGCCACGAGGGCGACCAGCGTGAAGATAGCCCGATGGTGGCCGACCTGGTCACGGCCACCACGGCCGATAACTTGGCCGCTTTCGGGTGTCTGGCGCCAAGCTCGTTGGCACAAAACCAAACACTAGAGACAGGACAGGTGAGAGTCATTTCTTCTGCTGTTTGAGAGCGCACAGAAAATCATCAGAGTCAGAGGAGACGCGCGCGTACCTCACTGCGGCATTGCAACCGAATGCTA
The sequence above is a segment of the Aegilops tauschii subsp. strangulata cultivar AL8/78 chromosome 6, Aet v6.0, whole genome shotgun sequence genome. Coding sequences within it:
- the LOC109780851 gene encoding uncharacterized protein, translated to MVAAGCKTLPDECKSLWRIAGPVILTGLFQFLIEFVTVAFAGHIGKVELAAVSTVINVIQGLSLGLTQQSRRERSIASSTPLLHNPSRRILSRSHPQAAAAALSRSRSHPQAAVAAHRPIPVAASCRIPGPLSSRATGSPPPPSSRDAGSPPQATSVLVGCWIPCQAPPLPSPASTAAVVSISFFLQGFTAAVSSKHYRRRLHLVFLQGLTAAVSSKQYRRRLHLVFLQGFTSPEQHRRHHHAGAAPPPSSVSARTGLIFVEEEIIHRPEGLDIINWWQFGGIKYPTLRRMAHDILAIPVTTVASESAFSTSGRILSAHRCSPAPNMTEALMCMQAWSRADMLGDCNSTLFADFETVLKDDTEMMEVDDQSILTEA